In one window of Campylobacter coli DNA:
- a CDS encoding DegQ family serine endoprotease, translating into MKKLILSLSLASALFAANINFNETSITTNRVNPAAGDTILSYHDSIKDAKKSVVNISTSKTITRVNRPSPLDDFFNDPYFKQFFDFDFPQRRGGNDKEVVSSLGSGVIISQDGYIVTNNHVVDDADTISVSLPGSDTEYKAKLIGKDPKTDLAVIKIEANNLWAITFTNSDDLMEGDVVFALGNPFGVGFSVTSGIISALNKDNIGLNQYENFIQTDASINPGNSGGALVDSRGFLVGINSAILSRGGGNNGIGFAIPSNMVKDIAKKLIEKGRIDRGFLGVTISALQGDTKKAYKNQDGALITDVQKGSSADEAGLKRGDLVTKVNDKVIKSPSDLKNYIGTLEIGQKIILDYERDGENKRVDFTLKGEKENPKTVQNDLIEGMTLRNLDPRFKERLQIPKDVNGVFVESVKDKSRAKDSGFQEGDIIIGVGQNEIKNLKDLEQALKQVKKKEFTKIWVYRNGFATLLILK; encoded by the coding sequence ATGAAAAAGCTTATTTTATCATTGAGTTTAGCAAGTGCTTTATTTGCTGCAAATATCAATTTTAATGAAACAAGCATAACAACCAATCGTGTTAATCCTGCGGCTGGAGATACAATTCTTTCTTATCATGATTCGATAAAAGATGCTAAAAAATCTGTTGTAAATATCTCTACTTCAAAAACTATCACAAGGGTCAATCGTCCAAGTCCTTTGGATGATTTTTTTAATGATCCTTATTTTAAACAATTTTTTGATTTTGATTTTCCACAAAGAAGAGGAGGGAATGATAAAGAAGTGGTCAGTTCTTTGGGTTCAGGCGTGATTATTTCGCAAGATGGTTATATTGTTACAAATAACCATGTAGTAGATGATGCAGATACCATTAGCGTAAGTTTACCAGGCAGTGATACAGAATATAAAGCAAAGCTTATAGGCAAGGATCCAAAGACAGATTTAGCGGTGATTAAAATAGAGGCAAATAATCTTTGGGCTATTACTTTCACAAATTCAGATGATTTAATGGAAGGAGATGTTGTTTTTGCTTTAGGAAATCCTTTTGGTGTTGGATTTAGTGTTACAAGTGGGATAATTTCTGCTTTAAATAAAGACAATATAGGTTTAAACCAATATGAAAACTTTATTCAAACAGATGCTTCAATCAATCCTGGAAATTCAGGTGGTGCCTTAGTGGATAGTCGTGGATTTTTAGTAGGGATAAATTCAGCTATTCTTTCTCGTGGGGGTGGAAATAATGGTATTGGATTTGCAATACCTTCAAATATGGTAAAAGATATAGCTAAAAAGCTCATTGAAAAAGGTAGGATTGATAGAGGATTTTTGGGTGTAACTATTTCTGCTTTACAGGGTGATACTAAAAAAGCTTATAAAAATCAAGATGGTGCTTTAATTACTGATGTGCAAAAAGGCTCAAGTGCCGATGAAGCAGGACTTAAGCGCGGAGATTTGGTGACTAAGGTGAATGATAAAGTAATTAAAAGTCCAAGTGATCTTAAAAACTATATAGGTACTTTAGAGATAGGTCAAAAAATTATACTTGATTATGAAAGAGATGGGGAAAATAAAAGAGTTGATTTTACCCTCAAAGGAGAAAAAGAAAATCCTAAGACTGTTCAAAATGATTTGATTGAGGGTATGACTTTAAGGAATTTGGATCCAAGATTTAAAGAGCGTTTGCAAATTCCAAAAGATGTAAATGGGGTTTTTGTAGAAAGTGTTAAAGATAAGAGTAGGGCTAAGGATTCAGGATTTCAAGAAGGTGATATCATCATAGGTGTAGGACAAAATGAAATTAAAAATTTAAAAGATTTAGAACAAGCTTTAAAGCAAGTAAAGAAAAAAGAATTTACTAAAATTTGGGTTTATCGCAATGGTTTTGCAACTTTGTTGATACTTAAATAG
- a CDS encoding response regulator transcription factor — protein sequence MTNILMIEDDLELAEITAEYLEKFDMKVDIAHEPYIGLSKLALKEYQLIILDLSLPGLDGLEVCEEIRKKYDTPIIISSARHDITDKVNALELGADDYLPKPYNPKELQARIKSHLRRISNTKSAIAKSVKDLVYDQYKHIITMKGQELTLTNAEFDILSYLIKKEGGVVSREELVYNCSSISEDSSNKSIDVIISRIRQKMGDDPKTPKYIHSIRGIGYKLTQ from the coding sequence ATGACAAATATCCTTATGATAGAAGATGATTTAGAACTTGCTGAAATTACGGCTGAATATTTAGAAAAATTTGATATGAAAGTTGATATCGCACATGAGCCTTATATAGGACTTTCAAAGCTTGCTTTAAAAGAATATCAACTTATAATTTTAGATCTTTCTTTACCAGGACTTGATGGGCTTGAAGTGTGTGAAGAAATTCGTAAAAAGTATGATACGCCTATTATTATCTCAAGTGCTAGACATGATATTACAGATAAGGTTAATGCTTTAGAATTGGGCGCGGATGATTATTTGCCAAAGCCTTACAATCCTAAAGAACTTCAAGCGCGCATCAAAAGTCACTTAAGACGCATTTCAAATACAAAAAGTGCCATAGCAAAAAGTGTTAAAGATCTTGTTTATGATCAATACAAGCACATTATCACAATGAAGGGTCAAGAGCTTACTTTAACCAATGCAGAATTTGACATTTTAAGCTATTTGATCAAAAAAGAAGGCGGTGTTGTCAGTCGCGAAGAGCTTGTTTATAATTGTTCTTCAATCAGTGAAGATTCGAGCAATAAAAGTATCGATGTAATTATTAGCCGCATTCGTCAAAAAATGGGTGATGATCCAAAAACTCCAAAATATATCCATTCTATCAGAGGTATAGGCTATAAGCTTACTCAATGA
- a CDS encoding ArsS family sensor histidine kinase, whose protein sequence is MNRSSIFYTITFIFIFAGVSVILGFLWLIEYDQQNYTRELNTKYSLIANARLLNFAGIISEKEFEEQTKNYNKMESVVEVRQIRRILFGGEVLARVEVNNGLIEIISYDRQVYLNIIFDGKVNLYKDQDYQTYRYFIIKAIAVAVICILVLLYIYIFKKLKPLKALKRQIDKFAQGKLNDIEDVSTGVDEISQVSEAFYQAIVQIRKLNQSRQFFLRNIMHELKTPITKGLITLEMLEDNKYKERLGSIFNRLEILINEFAAIEQITSGAAFINRKKYNILDVLDEAKEIAMRDDNNIRIFMDESFFVNVDFKLFTTAIKNMIDNGIKHSENGFIQIDIMDDYICFKNRGPELNNTLEYYTQAFTQGGSKQKSSFGLGLYIVNTILESHGMKLDYDYEEGVNLFYFRNLKSIIVKE, encoded by the coding sequence ATGAATCGTTCATCTATTTTCTATACCATAACTTTTATTTTTATTTTTGCTGGCGTTAGTGTTATTCTTGGCTTTTTATGGCTCATAGAATATGATCAGCAAAATTACACTAGAGAATTAAATACCAAGTATTCTTTAATAGCTAACGCAAGGCTTTTAAATTTTGCAGGGATAATTAGCGAAAAAGAATTTGAAGAGCAAACAAAAAACTATAACAAAATGGAGTCTGTTGTAGAGGTTAGGCAAATTCGTAGAATTCTATTTGGCGGAGAAGTGTTAGCTAGAGTCGAGGTCAATAATGGCTTGATTGAAATCATCTCTTATGATAGACAAGTGTATTTAAATATTATTTTTGATGGCAAGGTAAATCTTTATAAAGATCAAGATTATCAAACTTATAGATATTTTATCATTAAAGCCATAGCCGTAGCTGTTATTTGTATACTTGTATTGCTTTATATTTATATATTTAAAAAATTAAAACCTCTAAAAGCTTTAAAGAGGCAAATTGATAAATTTGCTCAAGGAAAACTTAATGATATAGAAGATGTAAGCACGGGAGTGGATGAAATTTCTCAAGTAAGTGAAGCTTTTTATCAAGCAATCGTTCAAATTCGTAAGCTCAATCAATCGCGTCAATTTTTCTTAAGAAATATTATGCACGAGCTTAAAACCCCGATTACTAAAGGACTTATCACTCTTGAAATGTTAGAGGATAACAAATACAAAGAAAGATTAGGAAGCATATTTAATCGTCTTGAAATTCTTATCAACGAATTTGCAGCCATAGAACAAATTACTTCCGGAGCAGCATTTATCAACCGCAAAAAATATAATATTTTAGATGTTTTAGATGAGGCCAAAGAAATCGCTATGCGAGATGATAATAACATACGCATTTTTATGGATGAGAGCTTTTTTGTGAATGTAGATTTCAAGCTTTTTACCACTGCGATTAAAAATATGATTGATAATGGTATTAAGCATTCTGAAAATGGCTTTATACAAATTGATATAATGGATGATTATATTTGTTTTAAAAATAGAGGTCCTGAATTAAACAATACTTTAGAGTATTACACTCAAGCTTTTACTCAAGGAGGCTCAAAGCAAAAATCAAGCTTTGGACTTGGACTTTATATAGTTAATACCATTTTAGAATCTCATGGAATGAAGCTTGATTATGATTATGAAGAGGGTGTGAATTTGTTTTATTTTAGAAATTTAAAAAGTATTATTGTTAAAGAATGA